The segment ttttttttgttttcttttcttttttgagaaacaataatCTGATTAACTTAGTTACAACTACGAATGAATATTAATTCCatttacgaaaaaaaaaaaaaaaaaattataaatgaataTGTGTTACTACTTACTTCCTCTTCTGACATAAtagtttctttatttaattcatTGTGAGATCCATAATTTAGATGAAACGAGACAAATTGCAGAATTAAAGCTAAACAAATCTATATATGTGTCAGTTGTCCACTTAGACTAGGATAGAGAGACTTACACCAATGTCAGAGCCATCTTGAAGACCAGAATCCTTCCTCCAAGTAATACGCTGGGTAGAGGGTAGCTTTCCTGACCTCTGGCCTTCAAAGAACAAAATGGACTTGGACAAAGCATCAGCATAATCAAATGAAGCAGCCATTGGTCCTATTGgcgtcgtcatcatcatcatcatcacagTTCCTGCCAATGCCAATATTACTTTTGGAATAATATAGCATTCCCCACCCATCTTCTCGATCTTTCACAACCCACTTCCTAGGCTGTaaattttgtaaattgtaatgtGCAACTCCTAAGTATATGTTACACACTGCAtatactcaaaagaaaaggagTACATATACAAGTTATTCTATTACTTAGATATGAAGAGCATGGTTGTTTCTTTCTTATATAGTATTATTGGTATGTACAAAGTGGTGTAAAATTCTTGTTTCAGTGTGTTTTGGCTGCTTCTCTTAAATTGGAATTTCCTAGAAATCACTGTAATTTGGTTGTAAATCTCATTCCTTTAGAGACTCAAGataattttctttgttgtttgtttCCATATACACATGGAAGCCATGGAAGTACAGCCTAGCTTGCTAGAAGTTGataacccaaacaaaaaatgaatgtCATTACTTAAAAGTCTTACTCATGATTGGTTGTGGGTACTTATACACAGGTATTTTTATACAAGCCACAATTACCAAAAGAAAATGTCTATACAAGCCACGTTTACATATTTGGGAGTTTGACTTCAGAAAGTctatatacaatatatatatatatatatatatattcacaattgTCTAGGTGGCAAATTGTTAATggtaggtaaaaaagtaatgtcaatAATGGGTCTAGATGAGAATCAATAAAAACTTCAATCTACTtatcttcttctaaaaaaattataataataaaaaaagggctTGCCAACTCAACTATTATGAAAAGATTTGTTGAAAAATGTTGTGTTATAATTGCTCTTGAAAAGTAGACAAATGTGACAAGCAAACTCAACTGGCAAATTGTAagcatgaaaattgaaaaaagtttaaattttgtaaagataTTCATTGtaaaaacttttatttacatGAAATCTTATCACATCCAATTTtcttaaatagtaaaaataagtatGTTCacttttaaattcaaatacaataAAAGAGGATGAGAAATGAtaagtccataacatttttacaacaattccAACTTATCTTTGGCCTTATCTTTGGCTCTTTGCTATTATTTCTCAAAATCCAACTTAGAGCATTGGTCGCATGCAAATTACTTAAAATGGGTAAAAGGGTGAATACAGGTAACCAAACACCCAAAAACCTTCCACATCAACTTACCCTATCAGCTCATCcatatcttcttcctttttttttttgaaaacggaacattcatttatttataacaAAAGAGAGTCTTGATACAGAGCATTCATAGTTGGTGGAGGTGAATCCTCCATCCAAAACATATCATCAAAAATGTTCCTAGCATATTGTGCAAGAACATGTGCTACCctatttccccccccccccctcctccttGTGCAGCAAATGCTAACCCAATGCAGACCAAGAAGCAGATGACGAACATCGTCCACCACATTCCCCATATCTCAAGAGCAGCGCTACACTACtctcagggggttcaaatgaaccccctgacttcaaaaaaaaaaaaaatatatatatatatatatatatataatattttttatattatttaatactataattttaaaaaaaaaatatttttgcacacctTGACTTAAATTTTACATACCTTTATTACAAGTATTTCCAACTCTAAGAATAAAGAGTATATGTTTGTGAATTGTAAGTgtcactattttttaaaaatttataggccaaaagcacattttagtccctacattttcaagcgattcccattttagtccctacattttcaggcgattcctattttagtccttacattttatttttactacttttagtccctatcctgaaaaacgcttccagttttggtccctaccgttactCATTTAACAGAAATATCCTATGTGGCAAACAGTCCAACAGTAAATGTTGACGtgtctattaaaataatattaaaaaaatatttgcatttttaaaaatgccacatcagcaatttaatttaaaaaaaaaaaaaagccacatcagataaaaataatataaaaatttctaacctaattatttttaaaaaaaagaaaagaaattagttaaattattattttttttccttttttttggaagaacatgaagaactcAAACTAtgtgttcttcatttttcttccccAACTAAGCTtgcccagaaaattaaaaattaaaaatttacttttcttttcttgcattttcttagcaaccaaaacCATAAAATCACTcagatttacaaaataaaaagatatgcccataaaaatttacaaaacacaaacatcCAACAAGATTTTCTTATGCtttgaaaccaaacacaaaaaacacaaaactcaaacccagattttCGGCCTCTATGCACAACCAAACCCAGCGAAGCCTGAATAAGATCTTTAGAGAAAGCATACACCTAATTCTACTCTGGATTCGAAATCTTCTCCAAATGAGTAGTCGGTTTGGATTTAGACAACATacaccacaaacccacaaacccataaatcaacatacaccacaaacccagaaaatcaacaTTGGAATACAACATacaccacaaacccaaaaatcaacaCACCACAAACCCCAATTAACAAAAGtcacaacccacaaacccaccGTCAGAATACATATTTCCACCACGATCTACACCATTGAGCTGAGAGATAGAGAGGTGAAAGAGAGAGACTTACCAATCTGGGATAGAGAGACAACAATCTGTGAGTTAGAGAGTTTGAACTATTTGGGTCTAAGTTTGAGAGAATCGTGAGAGAGAGCGTAGGTCAttcagagaaagaaaagaagagaaccaCCGCCAgttatggtggtggtggtagtggcgATGAGTAGAGGAGGCTAGCCATGGAGTTTGAAAGAGTTGTGagagttttggaagagagaggaAGGTTTGAGATTTAGAAGTGAGGGGAACCGGTTTGATAAGGTGTGTTGGGGTTTGAAGGTTTTCTTTTGAgtgtgtgaaatttttttggatttgtgaatgagaattttttgggtttggatgctaagaaaatacacgaaaaaaagaaaagaaaaggaagataaagaaaagggaagaaaataaGGATAAATTTGCTAAGAATATGAGTCAATCTTTTGGGGAAGAACACAGAGAACATGatgatgttcttccaaaaatgaaaaacacatagttctgagttcttcatgttcttccaaaaaaaaaggaaaaaaaaattaatttaactaatttcttttctttttttaaaaaataattaggttagaaatttttatattatttttatctgatgtgactttttttaaaaattaaattgctgacgtggcatttttaaaaatgcaaatatttttttaatattattttaatagacaTGTCAGCATTTACTGTTGGaccgtttgccacgtaggatatttctgttaaatgagtaacggtagggaccaaaacgggaagtgtttttcaggatagggactaaaagcggtaaaaataaaatatagggactaaaatgggaatcgcctgaaaatgtaaggactaaaatgtgtttttcgccaaatttatattatgtgtgtgagtgtgtctaTTATTGATTGGGtgcattactttttgttataatgttatttgtgtgaattatgatgtgtgtggatgtttgtgtgtacaatataaatataacataaatttatataatttaataattaggaaataaagatggtttgttacatgtgtgtgtattgttattatgttataataactttttgttataaatttagtaaaatttaggaaaaaaaatcataaagttagtgattgtccaagcatttgattggttaattAGACATTAGTGTATAGTTTTATGTATGAATGAGTGTGGTTCTGTGTATCAATAGTTAATACAAAGCCAATGagtttagtttaaaatattttatataaaaacaataacaaacagATAATAAAaactgcataaaaataaaaatgttagataaacttaacaaaataaaatgattgtaGGCTCATACCTATCCATATTGGCAATAGATAgtcataattcaaaatttaaatacaagtagaaggaaattgtcaaacttcatgtattaatttttttttattttttttggtcggtaactcgatatattcaaattttttttttattaaattttttaatgaccccctaaacaaaattcctagagccgccactgCCATATATATTTATCTAAACTACACTTGTTACCTATATTTGAAGAATTTGATCTGGTTTTccatttaaatgaaatatgttTTAGAATAAGGAATTTGATATagatttcttctcaaaaaagaaaaaaagaaaaaaagaaaagaaagggggGGAATTTGATGTCGGTGAAAAGGAAAAGTGGTTACCTAAAATAGGAAAAGTGTAACAAATAGGGAAAATAAATATAGGTAAACAGTTTAGTAGGTAAAAAAtataggtaaaaataaaataatatgctaaATCAAATAGAGAGTTTAAGACTCTAGTTATTAAATTCAGACCAAAACTTGATTCGGTTTCAATATAGACTTTGAATCACATTGTTCAATAGGTCATTGATCGAACTGCAAGTTCAGtaaaaatttagtaaaatttcagaataattttttaagatacataagttaaaaaaaattagaaaaaaaaagcatatcaTTTACTCCAAATAAAGTTAATTATTAAGCACTCTTTGTATTAAGTAAACATAAAGAGACAAAAAATTCCCATaaatatacaattaaaaaatattgaatttttacTTACAAGgaaatatataatcaaaatatacaattaaaaaaaaaagacatatatTAAGAATGTCAACACAAATGGaagtaaaatttttcttatttcaaaTGACCataaaagtcaaaaaaatttaaatgaaaaatattttaaaaccatattgaaattataaaatttcctTGATATAGCGTTTTTCTTATTCCAAAAGACAAAATATCaaactatttaaaataaatattttgaaattaggtAGATAAGTGATTTGGagcaaatgaaaaaattttgacagttttaggcttcgtttgggaggagggaatggaatggaatggaaatgaatgaaaagaaacattttagaatattcttccattcccttgtttgagagttttaatagagggaatggaaaactcattcccttgtttgggagtttaagtaggaGGGAAAGGAATGGGTAGAAGGGAATACTCATTCCTCTCtgttcccttaaaacctcaaattttcattccccccgaaattgggaggaatgggagggaatgaaattagatttaatgacttttttactaaaactctcaaaatatccctgtatattcaactctttattttaaaataggggtctaatagtaatattgtcataaaatgatttcattccattccctccatgttactcccaaacaagattacttacattccattcattttcattcatttccattcctttattgtaaaatatccaatcaaggttacttaattccatttcattccattcattttctttacttaaatacattccattcaattccattccattcctttttattctcttatgatcattccattccattccatttccttCCCTTGtgaactcccaaacggagcctTAAAGAATTTATCTGGGTTGAACTGgtcatctctttttctttttcttctttattataattcactctttttctttttcttctttattataATTCAGTAGTTAGAAAAATGAACAATGACAAATTTGAACCATGGGCGTTTGGGTTAAAAACACCCTAGGAAGTGTTAGCCAAGCTACAAgcctacaaggctcttggcaattGGGTCATATCATTATGGGGTGtatcataaaaaaattgtaacttcatcctaactcccaaaaaaaaaaaaaaaaaaaaaaaggatttctcaatctttaaatttagttttgctatatatatatatatatatatcatagcTTTAATTTAATGGTGTTCGCTTTGTGATGATTACCCTTTATTATTCTCAAGTGTCTTATTCAATGGCAAAGGACTTCAGCAGTTAcactaactagaacccactgTTATTTATATTCATAATTATGTATCCCACATATTTAGTTTCCAAATAATGGAGATAGATACATAGATCAACAAGCTTATTAgttagtattattttattagacaaATTCCAATCACTATTTAATCATAACTCGAAAGTGAATATTTGattatgtaaagttaaaaattgATCCCAAAatcctttttcctttattttgcaaACTTTTAAACCTTATTACGTAGTGTAGGCATGCAGCGGCCCTTCTTTTCATGAAATTATTCAGTGTAGTATGAACTACACTAGTACTCCCTCATTTGACATAAAAGAGAATCTCACTTGTAAGTTACAGATAGGGTTGTTCACATGTtggtttgggttgggtttgtgcCCTACCTGCAACTGACCCCATCAAATTGGGTAAGGAATTTTCAGATTTGCAACCGACCCATAAAGGTATCTGGTTGGTTGGTTTGAGTTTTTGTCGGGTGGTGGTCAGTTTCGAGTGAAGCTAAAAACCACCAAAAAGCAGCGAGATATTGTTAGATCCAGTGAGATCTCACCATATCCATCCTAGATCCGATAAGATCCCATCGGATCTAGAGGGATTTCCGCCAAATTGTACAGacaatttgttggatttgatGAATTTCTGTTGAATCTGGTGTATCTCTACCAGATCTAACTATATTAGTCGTCAAAATCGACCGTATCTAGCTAGAAAAGTCATCGAAAAGCTTGAGAAATCACTAAAATTGATGTATTTTGTTAGGTGGGTTTCACGGGTTTTGGAGGAGGAGACTCGAAATCTATCCGTTGGTGTTGGGTTTTTAAAGGTCGAGAGCCACATCCAACCACCAGAGCAATCAGATCGGGTGGCAATAGGTCGAGTACGATTGGGTTTTGTGGGTTGGTCATGTGGGGTGGACACTTGACACCCCTAGTTACACACATGTCACTAACATTTGGTTGCATTTACTTCATTCATAAATTTTAtcttaactttttcttttattgcttCTTCAAAAATTATGTGAGAGAAAGCTGTAGTTTACCTAATGgatcaaataattaatttctCCTTTTTCACCGCGTTAAGTCTtgataacaaaaatcaaagtgCAAATTCAGTTGAATTAGTTAatctttttattgtaatttttttttcctttctgtaCAGTATGTGTCACCTGTAGATCTTCCATATAAACAAAGTATGATATCAATGTACGTATAAAAATTGTAtgagttaaaataaataaataaataaaattacgAGTCTCAATGTGTTTTGAAGTAAGCCAATAGCCCCACAAGAGGTGCATTTATGTACGTGGTTGGCTCTGATTGCACAAAATCTGCTCGAGAATCATTGTATGAGTCTTTGATATCAGGTCCTCCAACAACAGCCCCTATAAGCAAGTTTGGATTAGGGTTGTTGCTGCTAAAATATGGGGTTCCACCTTTACAATCAATGGGCCCTGGTTGTTGATTAATTGAAGGTAAGGACGATCCACGATGGTGTATCCTCTGAGGAAACTTGTTTCCATATCCCACCATGTATGACATGTTCAATGGGTTACTTCCTAGTATATAATCCACCTGCATCAATAGCATTATAAATGCCAAccttaatttatatatattctactCCTAAGTTTAATTAAGTCCTAACACTTGGGTCTTTAAGAAAGCCATTGGAAAGTTAGCAGATCTTCTCTTAACATAACCCAAATCTTCCTTTTTGTCTTTCTTATTCTTTACTTGAATTTTGATTAAGTTAAATTACTAGTTTAGTAGTCCTTCATTGATTTGGTAAAGTTCAATTTGATTTCTTGACTGTTAATTATATCAACAAGTCCCACTCTAAAAAAGAAGGTCCTACAATTATTATAATTGCAATGAGATCTCGTTCTAATATGGACATGATACGGCATGACATATATCCAAAAATGGTCACACgttatttttttggtgttctGTCTAATATATTTGTTGGAGCACTTGTCTGAAACTTCACCCTAGGAAGGTGATAGATTCATTTGGCTTCAAATGTCACAATGATTAACAAAAATTCAAGTGAAAAAACGATTTCTGAATTCTGAATCATCTtaagaaacagaaaaagaatTGCAATATTTGAAAACTCCGATTCATGTGGGAAATGATTAAATACCCTTTCCATTTTAATGAGGCACCTAGTAATAATAACCAGATgaaattttctactttttggAGTGATTGCTAATATGCTATTCTTTGAGAAAACATAATCAAAGTTGATCAAATTATACCATTTTGAAAACCATGAAATGCATGCATACATACCTGTCCTCTGGCAACTTGTATAAGCCTAGCCGGAGTGGCAACAACTACACCACAATGAATCACTCTATTTCCTTGACTCAAATAGCGAGCATAAACAACAAGAAGAAAGGACAAAGCTGTCGGATGTTGCAAGTTACTTCCCCCCGGTTTGAATAAAAGCCCACCTGATCAATTTAAATATTAgtaattttatcaataaaagtaattattaaTACTCAAATGGAACATATATAAGAAAGAAGTTAAATATGTTAGAGATATGAGTTTAGGATTAACAGCCCACTGTCTTATATAAATTGCCTCATTCCAAATTGAACAATTAATCATTGGGATGATActcattataaaaaaagaaattaaaaaaaaaaaaatcatcggAAGCCTACTTTGCTTTGGGTAGGTTTTTCACTCTACCTTGGCTCATCCCTTTCCGCCCAatgagtgtgtgtatatatatatatataatacatatcttatttttattttatttttataaaaaatacatatcCTATccataatttgtatttttaaaacaatcatattactatttctaaaacacttatTTCTCTCTTACTCAATACTCTCACATATGCCTCTCTTTTTTGTTGCCCATCTCCATATCAACAATGCTAAAGCCATCTTATTAGAGATGACAAAAtaccttcaacttgtcatacCCTCTTACTTGCGCTATTGTCCCGAAGAACAGACAGAACACTCATAATCTAATCCCGCTTTGCCCAATTGCCATCATCACTTTAGCATGGAGTTTGTCTTGTTATAAATTCCAAGTCTTGTACGGTTGCTTAACTCAAATAATACAATATTTTCTATCCACACTCAAGATAAATCTGGTCTACGATTGAAACACCACTCAACACTTTATTTTGTGCAATTAGATTATTCCCAACACTGATGTCAATAATGCCAATATAGCTGCAATAGAATTACCTGGAGAATATTGGACTGAAACTGTTGGTGATTCAGGTAACACAGTACACACAAACTTGTCCGCATTAGGAATGAAGGGACTAAAATTTGGGTTGCTATTCATCACCAACTGCTAATTCAAAAAgtcataacaaataaattaatacattGAGCACAAGAATTCTatggaaattaaagaaaataagttaTTATGCATGCAAGTATGTACTTACATTGGAAACAAGTATGCTAATTCCGGCGTGCTTTGTGTCCCAACCAAATTCAGCATAACTTCCACCACTATACGAAAAACCATTTATATTTTTGACAACAGTGTTTTCCAAATTGTGTATATTCTCTACAACATAATTCCAGTAATTAGAATCTTTACTT is part of the Quercus robur chromosome 9, dhQueRobu3.1, whole genome shotgun sequence genome and harbors:
- the LOC126698942 gene encoding endoglucanase 4-like isoform X1, giving the protein MSQVQWLLVLVAMTMVVATKVASHDYGDALSKSILFFEGQRSGKLPPNQRMTWRKDSALRDGFDIGVDLVGGYYDAGDNVKFNFPMAFSTTILAWSVLEFGNFMGSDLSNALDAIKWATDYFLKATSIPGFVYAQVGDPYADHNCWERPEDMDTPRTSYAVSKQFPGSEVSAEIAAALAASSLVFRAIDLEYSARLLSRARTVFKFANQYQGSYNDGIGRWVCPFYCDFSGYQDELLWGAAWLYRASKDSNYWNYVVENIHNLENTVVKNINGFSYSGGSYAEFGWDTKHAGISILVSNLVMNSNPNFSPFIPNADKFVCTVLPESPTVSVQYSPGGLLFKPGGSNLQHPTALSFLLVVYARYLSQGNRVIHCGVVVATPARLIQVARGQVDYILGSNPLNMSYMVGYGNKFPQRIHHRGSSLPSINQQPGPIDCKGGTPYFSSNNPNPNLLIGAVVGGPDIKDSYNDSRADFVQSEPTTYINAPLVGLLAYFKTH
- the LOC126698942 gene encoding endoglucanase 8-like isoform X2; this translates as MTMVVATKVASHDYGDALSKSILFFEGQRSGKLPPNQRMTWRKDSALRDGFDIGVDLVGGYYDAGDNVKFNFPMAFSTTILAWSVLEFGNFMGSDLSNALDAIKWATDYFLKATSIPGFVYAQVGDPYADHNCWERPEDMDTPRTSYAVSKQFPGSEVSAEIAAALAASSLVFRAIDLEYSARLLSRARTVFKFANQYQGSYNDGIGRWVCPFYCDFSGYQDELLWGAAWLYRASKDSNYWNYVVENIHNLENTVVKNINGFSYSGGSYAEFGWDTKHAGISILVSNQLVMNSNPNFSPFIPNADKFVCTVLPESPTVSVQYSPGGLLFKPGGSNLQHPTALSFLLVVYARYLSQGNRVIHCGVVVATPARLIQVARGQVDYILGSNPLNMSYMVGYGNKFPQRIHHRGSSLPSINQQPGPIDCKGGTPYFSSNNPNPNLLIGAVVGGPDIKDSYNDSRADFVQSEPTTYINAPLVGLLAYFKTH